One window of the Agrobacterium larrymoorei genome contains the following:
- a CDS encoding STM4504/CBY_0614 family protein: protein MVIVDIFSKRQRRARGEVIDTYQYDMMPDALRRKLFFAITDGMGTYEKYLGNRYAQRAYQDVVHILRREYGVNKLVSLASNDFVEIERFFVELANIDEALDVLELCCRTIDYSVRRYNYVTNGSAEELADAVLDEINGRLREDGLGYQFVTGEIIRVDSELVHAEVVKPALRLLNGAEYAGPQEEYLSAHQHYRHGENKEALVDCLKAFESTMKAICDKRGWGRDANATASQLIKLLFEKELVPVFWQTQMNALKSSLESAVPTGRNKLAGHGQGSEPTQVPPYLVGYMLHMTAATILFLVEAEAALP from the coding sequence ATGGTAATCGTAGATATTTTTTCAAAAAGACAGCGGAGAGCACGCGGCGAGGTTATTGACACGTATCAGTACGATATGATGCCGGACGCCCTACGGAGGAAGTTGTTCTTCGCGATTACTGATGGGATGGGCACTTATGAGAAGTATTTGGGTAACCGCTACGCTCAAAGAGCCTATCAAGACGTCGTGCACATTCTGAGGCGTGAGTACGGGGTAAACAAACTGGTGAGTTTGGCTAGTAACGATTTCGTCGAGATCGAACGTTTCTTTGTCGAGCTCGCCAACATTGATGAGGCTCTTGACGTCCTTGAACTATGCTGCCGAACAATTGATTACTCTGTGAGACGCTACAACTATGTAACGAATGGCAGCGCGGAAGAACTGGCGGATGCTGTCCTTGATGAGATAAACGGCCGGTTAAGAGAAGACGGTCTGGGATATCAGTTCGTCACTGGCGAAATCATCCGTGTAGACTCCGAACTTGTCCATGCCGAAGTGGTGAAGCCCGCTCTTCGTCTGCTCAATGGTGCAGAATATGCTGGACCTCAGGAGGAGTATCTCTCAGCGCATCAGCACTATCGTCATGGCGAGAATAAAGAGGCTTTAGTAGACTGCCTGAAGGCGTTTGAAAGCACGATGAAGGCCATTTGCGACAAACGCGGATGGGGCCGCGACGCCAATGCAACAGCCAGTCAGCTGATTAAGTTGCTATTCGAAAAGGAACTTGTTCCTGTATTCTGGCAGACTCAAATGAACGCGCTAAAGAGCAGCCTTGAGAGTGCGGTCCCGACAGGAAGAAACAAGTTGGCGGGGCACGGGCAGGGAAGTGAACCAACCCAGGTGCCACCCTATTTGGTAGGCTACATGCTCCATATGACCGCAGCGACGATCCTATTTCTCGTCGAAGCAGAGGCTGCACTCCCCTGA
- a CDS encoding recombinase family protein, which produces MQPTQPQQFVAYYRVSTAKQGADGLGIEAQRAAVKAFANGNVIAEFTEVESGGKNNRPQIAMALDYARQHKATLLIAKMDRLSRNSAFINNLLEAGVDFLAVDQPHATPLTIRILAAVAQEEREQISKRVKVALAVAKDRGVKLGGAHHTKQAKANTFAESLQEVLQTLIDSGADTPAAIAKALNERAIRTPRGAEWGTGQVVRLLRRIGKG; this is translated from the coding sequence ATGCAACCAACACAACCACAACAGTTTGTCGCGTACTATCGAGTTTCCACGGCCAAGCAGGGCGCAGATGGATTGGGCATAGAAGCCCAACGAGCAGCCGTTAAAGCGTTCGCCAATGGCAACGTGATAGCGGAGTTTACAGAGGTCGAGAGCGGCGGAAAGAACAATCGCCCGCAGATCGCCATGGCACTCGATTACGCCCGCCAACATAAAGCTACGCTGCTTATTGCAAAGATGGACCGGCTGTCACGAAACAGCGCGTTCATCAACAATCTGTTGGAAGCAGGCGTTGACTTCCTCGCCGTCGATCAGCCGCACGCCACTCCATTGACGATCCGAATACTCGCTGCTGTCGCACAAGAGGAGCGCGAGCAAATCAGCAAGCGGGTGAAGGTCGCGCTGGCGGTCGCGAAGGATAGAGGTGTCAAACTAGGCGGCGCTCATCACACCAAACAGGCCAAAGCCAACACGTTTGCGGAATCGCTTCAGGAAGTCCTTCAGACGCTCATAGACAGCGGCGCTGACACTCCAGCAGCAATTGCTAAGGCGCTTAACGAACGCGCTATACGGACACCACGTGGTGCCGAATGGGGAACTGGACAGGTCGTAAGGCTGCTTCGAAGAATAGGGAAGGGATAA
- a CDS encoding endodeoxyribonuclease produces the protein MRNRFEQKVAKTLGPEYAYEAMRLTYTVQKKYLPDFIDVTSKKIVEAKGRFTAEDRAKHKAIKSQHPDWDVTIVFQNAQKTISKTSKTTYAGWCDANGINWKQA, from the coding sequence GTGAGGAACAGGTTCGAACAAAAGGTCGCAAAGACGCTTGGACCCGAGTACGCATATGAGGCGATGCGGCTCACATACACGGTCCAAAAGAAGTATCTGCCTGATTTCATCGACGTGACGAGCAAGAAGATCGTGGAAGCAAAAGGCCGCTTCACGGCAGAAGACAGAGCCAAGCACAAAGCGATCAAATCCCAACACCCGGATTGGGACGTGACCATCGTTTTCCAGAACGCACAGAAAACGATCTCCAAGACCAGCAAGACGACCTACGCGGGTTGGTGCGACGCCAACGGCATCAATTGGAAACAGGCCTAA
- a CDS encoding lysozyme, which translates to MISLAAQNIIKTAEGLKLTAYLCPNEIPTIGWGHTKTVKAADVAKKTITQADAQRLFEADVAVFEAAVARLVKVKLTENQRGALVSWTFNLGEGNLAKSTLLKRINAKAPLADIERSWLQWINSGGKPLKGLLVRRQAEIALWKQP; encoded by the coding sequence ATGATTTCACTTGCCGCACAAAACATCATCAAGACCGCTGAAGGTCTAAAACTCACTGCATATCTATGCCCCAATGAAATCCCGACAATAGGGTGGGGCCATACAAAGACGGTGAAAGCTGCCGACGTAGCTAAGAAGACGATTACTCAAGCCGACGCCCAGCGCTTGTTTGAGGCCGACGTGGCTGTTTTCGAGGCGGCTGTAGCAAGGCTGGTAAAGGTCAAGTTGACCGAGAACCAACGCGGCGCTCTCGTTTCGTGGACCTTCAATCTCGGTGAAGGCAATCTGGCCAAGTCAACGCTTCTCAAGCGCATCAACGCAAAGGCTCCGCTCGCGGATATTGAACGCTCCTGGCTGCAATGGATCAACTCAGGCGGCAAGCCCTTGAAGGGTCTTCTGGTCCGTCGTCAGGCCGAGATCGCCTTGTGGAAGCAGCCGTGA
- a CDS encoding HNH endonuclease — translation MKEQISPYPPLRESRINAYNSQRGRCYYCGNPMWEAAIEPLEDAEKRFAENRLEKLFKTPAGNLESHRCTAEHFVPQSNGGTDDADNILAACMLCNSTRMSMDIETFRAQVRRSFFQMEAGHDRSVVNGQWVDKVAYDFRWHVTLFIEERDIWVDLFCQEFLPYTTFRKNHWHIRRNDSLVYPTFTGDFNPAALIKVWQTKEVVEGCRLLLENVSHEAVVLEKYGDKVGGSR, via the coding sequence ATGAAGGAACAAATCTCACCGTATCCGCCGCTCAGAGAGAGCCGTATTAACGCCTACAACAGTCAGCGTGGCCGATGCTACTACTGCGGCAACCCTATGTGGGAAGCAGCCATTGAGCCGCTGGAAGATGCGGAGAAGCGTTTTGCCGAAAATCGTCTTGAAAAACTGTTTAAGACCCCCGCGGGAAACCTAGAAAGCCATCGTTGCACCGCCGAACATTTTGTGCCTCAGTCGAACGGTGGAACCGACGACGCCGACAACATCCTTGCCGCGTGCATGCTCTGCAACAGCACACGCATGAGTATGGACATCGAAACATTCAGAGCGCAGGTCAGGCGCAGTTTCTTTCAAATGGAAGCGGGCCATGATCGTTCAGTGGTGAACGGCCAGTGGGTTGATAAAGTCGCGTATGACTTTCGGTGGCACGTGACGCTTTTCATTGAGGAGCGGGATATTTGGGTTGATCTATTCTGCCAAGAGTTTCTGCCCTACACCACGTTCCGAAAAAATCATTGGCATATCCGTCGCAATGACAGTCTCGTTTATCCGACCTTTACCGGCGACTTTAATCCCGCTGCGCTGATCAAAGTCTGGCAAACAAAAGAGGTCGTTGAAGGCTGTCGTCTGCTGCTTGAAAATGTGAGCCACGAAGCGGTTGTGTTGGAGAAATATGGCGACAAAGTTGGTGGGTCTCGTTAA
- a CDS encoding NUMOD3 domain-containing DNA-binding protein, giving the protein MQYPEKKPKASAIEVIRCITKQSDPQQVADAVDAALFAQWENAQTYQHGKKRTFELTFEQFMTLVTPSRRKRMEAAMSNGTFTRMMKSKFGYVLGWKSRKAFKTGVMSLETAAYMNREDSERSTQFGPGDQHTDDSKDLIRKARTGKKATVKTRAKMSASKTGKPRDEDTKRAISNALKGSQKSEEHKAKISAAVKANLAEKKAAKKREQQCLENTPTKPSKKSEMPVVANVIPMTPNDVSEKRSEAKSYPTNIAQQLRRVSVIVGRKSTETAFEADLSVQA; this is encoded by the coding sequence ATGCAATATCCAGAAAAGAAGCCGAAAGCATCGGCCATTGAAGTCATTCGCTGCATCACAAAACAATCTGATCCCCAGCAAGTAGCAGACGCCGTTGACGCTGCGCTTTTCGCTCAATGGGAAAATGCACAGACTTACCAGCACGGCAAGAAGAGAACTTTTGAACTTACGTTCGAACAGTTCATGACGCTAGTTACTCCGAGCCGACGCAAGCGCATGGAAGCTGCCATGTCCAACGGTACTTTCACGCGGATGATGAAGAGCAAATTCGGGTACGTCTTGGGCTGGAAATCCCGAAAGGCGTTCAAGACCGGCGTTATGAGCCTTGAAACTGCCGCGTACATGAACCGCGAAGACAGTGAGCGCTCCACGCAATTTGGCCCTGGTGACCAACACACCGACGACAGCAAAGACCTTATCCGCAAAGCCCGCACCGGTAAGAAGGCGACCGTTAAGACGAGAGCAAAAATGTCCGCGTCAAAGACTGGCAAGCCGCGCGATGAGGACACGAAACGAGCCATCAGCAACGCGCTGAAAGGCAGTCAAAAATCAGAAGAACATAAGGCCAAGATCAGCGCAGCCGTAAAGGCAAACCTGGCAGAGAAGAAGGCCGCTAAAAAAAGGGAGCAACAATGTCTAGAAAACACACCGACGAAGCCAAGCAAAAAATCGGAAATGCCCGTCGTGGCAAACGTCATTCCGATGACACCAAACGACGTATCGGAGAAGCGCAGCGAGGCAAAATCTTATCCGACGAACATCGCGCAGCAATTGCGCAGGGTCAGCGTAATCGTTGGGCGAAAATCAACGGAGACAGCATTTGAAGCTGATCTGAGCGTCCAGGCATAA
- a CDS encoding DUF2958 domain-containing protein, producing the protein MSQLLPDELRAKLLENNLTARDTDLVPVVKWFTPWGAATWLITEMEQDGDTCFGLCDLGVGEPELGYVSVTELMSVKGPHGLLVERDEHFRPTKPLSAYTAAARRERKIIEID; encoded by the coding sequence ATGAGCCAACTGCTTCCAGATGAACTTCGAGCGAAGCTGCTCGAAAACAACCTCACAGCCCGCGATACCGACTTAGTACCAGTCGTGAAATGGTTCACGCCGTGGGGTGCAGCAACGTGGCTGATTACGGAGATGGAGCAGGACGGTGATACCTGCTTTGGCCTTTGTGATCTTGGAGTTGGTGAACCCGAACTTGGTTATGTCAGCGTGACGGAATTGATGAGCGTGAAAGGCCCGCATGGTCTGCTGGTCGAACGTGATGAGCATTTCCGACCGACGAAGCCGCTATCCGCTTACACTGCCGCCGCACGTCGGGAACGCAAGATTATTGAGATCGATTGA